Genomic DNA from Vespa velutina chromosome 6, iVesVel2.1, whole genome shotgun sequence:
AAGCAAAACGAATTCAACTTAATTCAGATTATATAAAACTTCCAAAACATGAGACGTCTAAAATAAATGCATGTAGTAATAATACTAGTGGATTAATATCAATAGAAAGATTGCCCATACcatctaaaaataaagaaaatcttccTTTAGTTGAATATTGGCATAGTGGAAGTGAAAGGTAAactgataattataaataataattatagagaatatattccaatcaattatgtatatacatacaggttttatacaaattttaattaaaataaaatttaatgtattttgTTAGTGATGATGAAACTACTCTTTTCTCAttatcaaaaggaaaagagtcTTTGAAACATAAACGAGAGCTTACTGATACATTCAGTATTGAGGATTTGAGTGAAGAAAGTGAAGATTCTTTGAATTTAGATCCAACACAACCATCTCATGCTTTTACGTGGACTTATGTACCTTCTGGATGTTTTGCTTGTCAttgtcaaatattataatgtaaaataagttatatttagtgaaaactatataaattatttatgaatgattaatattgacatttaaattatctatGATATATGGTATTTGGTGGATAATTAGtatgcattatatattttcaaatactttttaaGAAAGTAACAaagttcaaatatttttatgtgcTTCTATTGTAAAAGAtgctaatattaataaaatacatatatattccttttttgcGTATCTCAATAATATGTAcgctttattttaaatttacacagttaaaataaaataaactatatataaaataagacagCATCAAGACGCTGCGCacttttaacaataaattgtACATTACCTTTCTACATTCTCGTGatgaaaacattattattctcttattaaaaatttattaaattataaaaatcaaaaatatttatttgacatTTATGATACATAGTATTTACAGTTATGATAATTACACATGATCTAATGTTCAGGATACCTCTcagtcttattttttttatatagtaacatcatttttaatttctttttttttaagtatttactatttatcgattaattttttaatttattttgtaatagtaGCAGAAAAAGATATCATTAGATAATTGTAATAGTAGCAGAAAAAAGGTATCATTAGATAATATACATCCAATACAATTATACAACTATTTCTGTTTGTATACAATGATTATGTTGACTATTTACacaaaacgattattattatagtactAGTATCTTAACTTATTATcctatacaaaataaataagaaattactcttaaacaaaaaaattttccgaAATTTTCTAAGTTTATAACTCACTCCTTTCTGAAAATTATTTGCCATCATCAAGTTGTGATCTAAAATTGTAAAACTGAAGAATCATTATTttgtatcaaaatatttatactgcCAAATCTTATCAGATTATTTGATAGGACTTTCCATTTATTTAATGATGCAATgcatttttttgttacttctatttttatactaTACTTGTTTAACATTGATACTTGCACATTGCATAAGAAACTTGTTAAACAAACAACAAACACTTGTCTTATTACGCACTATATAagtaaacaatattaaataatataatttattaataaataataatattttaacggaatattataaataaatgtaagacctaataaaaaaaaataagtttatttatatattataatattagattgtcccaaaaatttctttcgctATCCGCACGCAGCTGCTTTATTTGGCAGTactaaaaaacgaaaaaaatttttgtgacaaccaaatatttttattttaagtatttatctgaatattaaacaaaattactAAGCagacaatataatatttaattaaaagaaataaaagtttttgcataaatattattcaagtTATATCaatactattataaaaaaaatcgacacatctacttatttaattatatatattataagtcaAATCACTACTTGAGATATACTTGCTATTTTACTGTGTTGTGTATAGAGTTACTTTGATAGTcaacgtttaataaatttcactgTTTTGTTCTTGAAAATATGGAAACAtactttatatcatatttaatatctttaagtTTTATATGTGGATTAATGTTTATCAGCTGAGCAAGAGTAGTACAATTTACTTTCATTCTATGACCTCCAACTACCATGTATGTACTTAATTGTCCTAAGTTAATAGGTTTTGATGGAATTCCATAAAACGAAAATTGGTTAAATGTAGATTTGTTAGAATTatcttgatttttataattattaattaaaaaattagtaCCAGAAGGATATCTTGGTAATGGATGTGTAGATTTCCGAGCTACAGCTTTTACTTTGTATGGACTATTACGCATACGTATAGTTGACTTGGCAGTAGATTTTCTGGCAACTGcacgattttttaattttggttttaataactttttctcttgtttcgtttcgtcttTTACTTCTGTCCCATTCATGCTATTCCACAAAActttttccattatattttccaacatatctttataatttgttatgctttctatttttacttgTAATTGTGGatgttctttattattatgaatttcaACTTGAGTTGGATTATTAAAGGTTTTATCACAatgtttacatttaaaaagattGATGTGTTTGGACGCATGTTTTCTCatgtcattaataaaaatcgttgTGAAAGAACATATAGGACAAacgtatattttatgtaactCTTCTCCATTATCCGTTTTGAAATGAAACGGTAAGTGAGAGTGAAACATATTTTGATGAGCTTTCATAGCACTTTCGGAGTAACATAGCTCGTCGCACCACTGACAAACCCATCCTTTAATTTTGCAATTATTCACATTTTGTACAGCCATATTAACATCACTGtcatctatattttttacacaTGAAACTGGTACgagtatttctttatatttaaatggaagatctattttcgttccttttagTTCATCTATTGTCGAAGTTTGATGACTTAAACTCCAATGTTTTCGTAGTATCTCTAAAGAACTACTTTGCATTTTGCAATAGTAACAAGagaatcttctttcttttgaactATAGTTATTTGTACAATTTCCATCTTTTGTATTACAACCTTCGgtatcttttttacatttctcgTCTTTTATATCATCACTGGTAGATTCAATATCCTCCATTAACATATCGTCCGTGATTTTAAATGGTAAATGTGAATGATTAAGCTCCCAATGTTCCCGAAATTCTGCTTTTATAGAACTACTAAAATTGCATTGTTGGCATTTAAGAGCATTTTTTGATGCATGTATTCTTAAATGTGCTTTCAGTCCAGCATAACTCATAGCAGTAAAACCACATTGATTACAAGTTTCTTGCATTTCGTGTGATATACGATCggttttatctttaataagtTGATCATTTgcttttcgtcttctttttctagaaCGTTTTTTCGGACTAACAATACCATATTCCTTCTCCCAGAATTCATCACTTAATTCTGGACCTCCAGCATcaggattattaattattttttcaggGCAGCCAGAATGTTTTGAACGAATATGTTGACGCATCAAGCTTTCAGAATTAGTACTACGATCACAATAAGGACATAGGAATCCAAGACGTTTCAAATGTGTTATTTTCACATGTAATTTTAATCCACGCCATCTAGCAAATCTCATTTTGCAATGCTTACAGATTAGAGGTTTGTCTGCATCGTTCTTCAATAAATctgtaatataatatcgtttaaattagTAATCCATTCTTAATCATTTTactgaaaatattatgatatatgtacaatactgattcataaaaaatacatcAAATTTACCTTTACTTTTATTTGCCTCTAAAGTTTGTTCATCTGCTACTTCTTGAGAAGATTCATCTTCATCGTTGGTAGCAATAACAAGATTCTTGTCACTAtcactatcatcatcattatcattattatcgtcatcatttaTATCTACATTTGTATTTCTGTTAATGATATCATGGcgtattcttttcttatccaaattcacattttttacaatttcaatATCTTTACTAATGATATCGCGATCCGTTTTAACAACAGaagatttatttcttgttGATTCTGACAAAATTGCATCTTTTGTATTAGATTGCAAATTCGTATCGTCCTTATTATCTTGTTTTAACACTAATCCTTTCATTATATCAGTTTGTCTCTTAAGTAAAGTACCAAcctataaaatacaaaatttataataatttcaggtgtctaatataatatacgattTTGTTAACATACCCAATTTTCAATAGCATTATCTGGAGAAAGAGGTGCATGATCCGGTCGTTCTCCATTATGATGTTTTGTAAAATGCTTTAATAAAGCATTACGATTTACCGACAAAAATCCACAATCCTTACAGTGCCATCTAAATGAatgttcataaatatttattatatcttattttacgatacgatatgaaatattgtaatatagtATTTACCTTGCATAATTTAATTCTCTGTAAAGATGATCCCGCATATCGTGTTTGTACTTCGTTTTATATTGATCacataatgtacatatatacaaattaccCACAGGTTTCCCATAAGGTCCAAATCTTTCTACATCtgattcattaaaatcattgaCATCAATAGACGAATTGGCCTTTGCTGTTGTCTCTAAtgaagtatcattattatcagtaaTAGTTCCCTTCgatgtattattttcaatttcattagaATTATTCATTTCAATCGAAATTTTCTCGCACGATAAAGAACGTTTTGACTTTTCTTTACAATGCTTGTTTTCATCGAGAGATACTGATTTACCATGTTTAATTTTGGCTGGTCTTGTAGAAACTGAATCTGtatcactctttctttttcctcctttaacAGACGTTTCGTTTCCTACCTCTTCATCCTCTAAAAGGATACCACGAATATGTCTCACTCGTGGCATATCCCTTCTCCAAAGAGGGGTAGTATCAAATGGCTCATCTTGTCCTGCTTGCTCAGAAGAATCGCCAGATTTTTTAGTTACACCTTTTATCTTCTGGTAAGCCATGATATAATCAGCATTTGGATCACCTGCATGTTTGCTAGTGATATGTTGTTCGAGAAGTACTTTTACACTAGTTTTGAAAGAGCAGACAGTACACTTGAATTGGTACTTATCGTCATGGCTTACAGACGCATGAGTGATCATTTCTGCTTTGTAAACACATTTATATTCACAAATATTACACTTCCAATGATTACCATCTGGATCTggaatttcttcttccatttcttcttgAGCTGGTTGTTGAATATTTTCTGTACTTTCTAATTCTCTAATTACTTTAACAAATGGTCTCTTCTCCGGATGTTTATCAGAAAGATGCCTTTCTATGATATGCCTACATAACATTCCATTACTATCAGAGAGCATATAAAATGCACCATATATTTAATagcatatataaaacatttggCAAGTGTAGacagaagataataaataataaataataattaataaaatattgaaagaacttgaataatatttttaattctatttcttaCACTTGTCAtatgtttaaattataatatttgttaaataaagatcatatatataagctgatagtaaaacaattattttacaaaccTATGATAGTGATGATGATTACAATGAGAACATTTATAAAGTCTGGTATCATGCATTTTCAAATGAACTCCCATTTTATCTATTGCTATATTTTGTCCTTCTTGGCCAGAAGATGGCTGTGGACAATGTGGGCAACGAAAGTATTGTTCATCCGAATGCAATGCTTTTAAATGATATCGTAGCATAGCTTCATCGACAGTAAGATAATTACATTCTGCTAcactacatacatatctatacataAAGTAGAATATAATTAGTgctataatacaattaaaatgcTAAAGCTAAATTAGTTTAGcaatagtatatacatacctttTATGTTCTGGTACAAATTTAGGTATAAAACTCTCATCATTATCTTTTGGAGAGTCTTTAGGTTTTCCTCCCATTCGACCATTTTGATGAGAACTACTTGCAAGATTAACCATTTTGTCAaacatcctttcttttttatctaaacaAGGTACTGGATTGACTGGGCCAATTTCTGGTACAGTTTCATCTTTAGCATGAAGTTGCAGATgtctaataatatttgttctaACTTTGGTAGTATAAGGGCAGACAGCACATTGTACTTCGCGATTATATATCGCTTGACGAGGCAATAATTCTATTTCATCAGGGCCAaaagttaatttttcaatatcaccTGTTTTTTCGGCATCCTTTTCTGATGCCTTTgctgtttttcgttttttaccTTTTCGTTCTCCATTAGTTGGACGCTATatccaataaaataaaaatttttgattataaaataaaccaacgaattaatatttattacatcatCATTATCTACTTACTAAAGGTTGCACAATAAAGAGGCCATCAGCTGAAGGATTTTCTGGATCGGCAGGAATTACTTTACTGTACTGAATTTTATGTTTTGTTCTCATATGAGCCATAGCTTGATAGGAAACAGTACACCGTGCTTTACATAGTGAACAACCAAAACGTTTTAATCCATGTAATTTTAAATGCTCAAGTAAAAAGCCAATTTTCACAAAACGTTTGCCACAATGTGTACAATTTAAATTCTTATCGAGTGTTTTATAAGTACACTTTTTAAGGTGTATTCGAAGATTAGCTGCAGTTGAAGCATTAAAATCACAATCCTCATAGccacatttatataattgatttcCTGTAAAGCCTGTATCCTTAATATCTTCCAAAGTCAAAGGTTTTTCTGATTTATCGTGTATCTTTGAAACAGAACCATTTGATGCTTCTCCACTACTATGAGCTACATCTACTTGTTCCTTTTTAGTGTTATTTTCAACAGAATCTATGTTTAATGTTTCTTTGATATCTTCATCGCTTTTTTGGTTTAATTtgtcttctttgtttttagtATTATCTTTAGAAATTTCAATCTGctctaatatttctatatcacTATCAtctgttttgttttcattaattatcgatttctTACTATCAGCTGGTAAGTTGCTATTGTCAGACACATTTTTCACAAAATTAGGATTTtctaaaacattaatattgaCATATTCATCCGAACaatctaatatatttgttaatcgTAATGGATCTACTGCACTTATATCTCCATCTACAcctgataataattgtaattcaGGTTCATGAAGAATGTGTTTTGAGGTATGATAATTTCCTTCTTGAGTACAACTTTTTTCGGATTCTATGGTCTTCTTAGGAACAAGAGATTCACCTGGTGGATTTTTATCAAGAACACAACTTTGTGATGAAGTCAATATTTCAGATATGTCATCTTCACACTGAAGAAGATCTTTGCAGCTATTAGAATTATGCATTGAATCTAAAGAGTTATTTCCATAAGATTTAGGACTCATTTTAACAGACGAAGAATTGCTTTCATTACTGCtgcatattgaaaatatattaaccaATTTCTTATCTGATGTAGTgtcatttgttttttcatccaatatagatatttcttcCAATGATTGAGTAGAAGCAGAAGATAAATATTCGACATCTTTTTCCtgtttattttctgtttcattttttGCATCTATCATTTCACTTGATGTTTTTATGTCCAAGGTTCTTATTAAAAGTTGATTTATTACATCTTTAGTTCTTACTGCCtgaaatttcaatcgaaatcagtgttaaatttttcctcgattaaataaaaaaatacatacctGTGCTGGTAGAGAACGTTCAAGAATTTGTGGTAATCTGTTACAATGAAATAGACTTAAATGGGTAAGCATATCACTAAATGAGTCTGCACCATTTAAACAGTACAagcattgatatttataaatcccATGAATTTTGTAAtgctataaataatataaaattataagcaTGGAATCatgtttaacaaataattttttctatattcttatatacttaCTATTATAAGTTGCTCTATTTTTAAGCATGATGCGGAACATAGATGACACTTGTAAATAGATAGAGTAACTGAATGCTTTGTTTTCAAATGAGATATGAATGTCTCTGGTATATAAAAAACCTTTCCACACTCTAaacgtaaaattaatatttcaaattataaatttcattcaaaataaaaagtaccatacataaaaataaagtataagtaaatcatatttttaataaaaaaaagatacaaaccATGTTGACATACAAATGGTTGTATATAATCATGGCGATTATAATCTTCTTTTGTTGGAAgctcttttattaatttaccgAGCAAAATACCAGCCTGGCTTCCTGCATGAGATACTGcctataaaaagaatataaaaataatacataagaataatgaaatatgtCTATTTTTTCCagagaattttgtttttaagatACCTGATGAATTTGTACATAAGATGGTGCTATTGCTCTATAAAAGCAGCAATTACATTGATAACGACAATGTTCATGCTTCTCTTCCATGTGCTGTTGCATTTGTGTCCAATCACTCAGAATAGTATGACAATAGGCACACTTTTGGTAGTCATACGAagaattatctttcttcttattaacaCACATATCATGCTGAGCATAATGTTGACaatataaagtaatagaatCTGTTGTAAAAGAACAATCTCGAGCCATACACTTGTAAAATTGACTGAGTTTTTGAGGTTTCAACATAGCAGTATAAGCATCAGAAGATTTCAATTTAGTTAATATCGATTGTGATGTTAAATCCTTTGCTTTAAGTAAAGGTGATGTTTTAACTACTTTTAGGATTTTATAATTTAGATTTGTAAGAGATGGAGATTTTGAGCCTGTAATATTATGTGTAGTTACTGGTGCAATAGTAGTATTTTTACCAACAGAAACTTGAAATGGTAATTTATTATGTTCTATTTGAATTATCTTTGACTTTGGGACAATGGGTACATAATTGGTAGTATGCGATGACGTAGATGTCAATGATTGGACCGGTATTAATTGTAGAGATTCTTGAGCAGCACTTTTGTTTGGAACTGGCTGTCTTATAGTTACcgaattaaatctttttaaaataagtgGTTGAGCAGTCTTTTTTAGTAATGAGACAGCTTTACGCTTAATTGGTGAAGTTTCAACAGCTTTTCTGATATCACTTATCTAAAAGtgaatatagatattatgaagaacttttttatattattatcaaaatttcattaacattCGAATATTTGTAAGATACTTACAATCGTATTTTCACTTTCAATACTGTCAGTACATGGTGCAAGACTAACTACATtctcaatttttaaaaatgaacattCCTCTTCTGTATCTGTTTGTAATATATCCCCTGGAGTATCAGATTGGCTTCCAgctaataagaaatatacaaatattgtaatataaaaaatataattgttacatagaaatatatatacttactacCGCTTAAAGATACAGTGTCTTCTTGATTTTCTGAAGAATGATTAGACACAGAAAGCATATCACCGCTCAAACGTCTGAATCTGAGGAAACTTTTTGgttcatcgtcatcattacctgtgatttcttttatggactcatacatttttttatcttgtttcCCTAAGAAATGTTTAATACTTGCAATAGGTACAACATTTGGAGGTTTTGGTATAGATGCGGGTGCGGACATTTTGTCATCAGTATTAGTTTGCACTTTTGTAGAATTTTCAGACGCACATCCATCACGTGATTTTATACTTTGAAGTTGAGCAGCAAGTCTTTGTATAGTTGTCATCATTGGATCTTTTGATGATACATTGGaagtttcttttaatattgaGTTTACATCTGTAGTTATTTCAGTATCTGTCTGTTCACTACTAGAATCTGAATCATAAACAGTTGCAGACTCTCTAGTAGTTTCATTATCACTTGTTTCAATTTCACTTTCAATGTTCTTACCATCAATATTTGCGGGTACTAAAGGATCTTGGACATCTGCTTTTTCAGAACTaggatttaaattattttgatctGTATTGCTATTATCTTGCTCTTTAGTTTTCTTCAATTCATCAGATTTCAATATATCTTCCTTACTTGTTGTTTTATCATTTGATATACATGATTCTGTTGTCTTTGTATTACTTTCAGATGATGTTGTGCTTGTGGAAGATACAGAGTTGTTTGAAGTGCCTAGTTCagaaacattattaattaagataaGATCTTTATTTTGACTATCTTCTTTATGCacatttgttttcattttatctttgagAGTAtcaataatagattttttcttttcagagaCATCTTTATGTACTTTAATACCAAAGTTCTCAACAATCtcttgcattttcttttttcgttccaaTTGGATCTCTACTTCTTTGTGCTCCAGTTCAGGTG
This window encodes:
- the LOC124950011 gene encoding uncharacterized protein LOC124950011, encoding MEDSGIESDPKIITHNEDEKLFLGSDSSCNSNQTQTSQRSSTKQWQKKLEARIEQAKRIQLNSDYIKLPKHETSKINACSNNTSGLISIERLPIPSKNKENLPLVEYWHSGSESDDETTLFSLSKGKESLKHKRELTDTFSIEDLSEESEDSLNLDPTQPSHAFTWTYVPSGCFACHCQIL